The genomic stretch AAAACGAAATGCTGACGGCCGCCGGACAACAAATTCATACGGGCAATTCTGACGCTTTGAATCAACAATTTGCCCGAAACTTCACCAAACATTTTGCCGATTTAGCGGTGAAGTACCCGATTTACGCCGAACTGCAAAACATGTGCGATTTGGCATTAGTGTGTGCGCTGGTGCGTAGTGAAAATTTGCCCGATAAGGTTCGTTGGCACATGCTTTATTTTGGCGATGTCCAGCATTATCAAGTTCCACTGGCCGTGGCGCCCAAGGCAGTAGATACCGTGATCAATCATCGGATCTTCAACAAGACAACCATTATCGTGGGCATCAGCGGCGGGGTTCGGATTGATCCCAAGGCCCAAGTAAAAGACGCCACATTCAAAACCGACAACTACGTTTTGCCCTCGCTGCGATTGCACGACGCGCCCAAAAAAGATGATGGCCCGTTGCGCTGGTGGTGGGATTAAGCAGTTGATTAAGCAACCGGGATCAAGCAAGGTGGTTATGGCTTGATCGAATTATTTGCAGTCGCTCTTTTCTTCGGAAGGCTGGAACACGGTGTAAGCTTTGCGGGGAGCAACCGCTTCTCTGCTGCATTCCTCGGCTTCGGTCTGTGCCAGTGTTCCCAATTCTAACAAGTCGCTCGTCTGATCCAGCAAGTGCTGGTAGGCGCCGTCCCAAGTGTCCTCAATTTCCAACGGGTCAAGCTGCTGCAGATCTAACTTGGGCGCGCTCGCGTGTTCATGGGCCGGCAGCTTGGCCGCCGTATTGTTGCCGGCGCTATTGGTCTCGTCGCCAAAGCTGACGACACGATCGACCAAATACAGCGGTCGCTTTCTTACCTGGTCGTAAATTCGCACGACATATTCGCCCAGCATGCTGATGCCCAGGGCATTGAGGGCGGCGAAAAAACTCATCGTTACTAACTGTGAGGTCCATCCCGGAATAGCTAAATCGGTAAATATCCGGCAATACAGGGAGTAACTGCTGACGGCTAAAAACATGGCCAATGCCAGCCAGCCTAGCCAGCCAAACACCGCCAGCGGAAGCGAAGAAAACGAAAAAATTGCCGTCTTTGCCAATCGCATCAGACCGCGCAATGAAATTCGGGGTTGCTCGTCATAACGTGAGCCGCGTTCAATCGGTATGCCAATTTGCCGAAAGCCCAACCAAGATCGCATCCCGGGTAAATACCGATCGCGTTCACTCAGCAGCAGCAATTGGCGCACTACTCGGGCGTCTAGCAAGCTGAAGTTTCCCGCATCCACTGGAATGTGCGTGTTGGAGATCGACGACAGTAACCGATGAAAGGCCGCAAACAACGCCCGTTTGCCGAACCATTCTTTGCGGCATACTCGAATGGCATACGCCACGTCGTAACCGTTTTGCCAAGCGTCCAAAAATTTGCCAATTGCCTCGGGCGGATCTTGCAGATCGCTGTCCATGATAATGACGGCATCGCCTCGGGCGTGCGTCAGTCCAGCGTGAATTGCCGCTTGATGGCCAAAGTTTCTCGAAAGATGCACGACACGCACTTCTTCGAAATGGCAGGCAATTCGATCCAACGCTTCCGTGGTTCCATCGAGAGAACCGTCATCGATAAAAATAATTTCGAAAGTGGTTCGGCAGGCGATCAGTGCACAGCGCAACCGCTGGCAAATCTCCATGAGCACGCCGCACTCGTTGTACACCGGAAGTACGACGCTAATCAGGGAATCAGAAACCAGTGGCCGAGACGGAGGACTAACGGGTTCGCTCATTTCGATCGGTCCGCAATCTCATTTAAAGTGGAATTGCAAGGCTTTTGCAACAAGTTCCGGCCGTTGCCGCGCTTGGTGCGCCGATTGCTAATTGCAAACAGCACTACTAACAAACTTAGGCCAAAACCGGAGGCTAAGCGGCTGTAGCGCAGGCCGGCGGGTTGGAATTTTAAGGCAACTTCGTGATGGCCGGCAGGAACATACGTTCCCATAAAGTCCCCATCAGCCTGCAAGATCGGAGCGGGGGCACCGTCGATCGTGGCGTGCCAGCCTCCGTGATAGCTTTCATTGACGATTAAAAATTGCTCGCTCGGGCACTTCACCTCCAGTAGCAAGTTGCCT from Pirellulales bacterium encodes the following:
- a CDS encoding glycosyltransferase family 2 protein; translation: MSEPVSPPSRPLVSDSLISVVLPVYNECGVLMEICQRLRCALIACRTTFEIIFIDDGSLDGTTEALDRIACHFEEVRVVHLSRNFGHQAAIHAGLTHARGDAVIIMDSDLQDPPEAIGKFLDAWQNGYDVAYAIRVCRKEWFGKRALFAAFHRLLSSISNTHIPVDAGNFSLLDARVVRQLLLLSERDRYLPGMRSWLGFRQIGIPIERGSRYDEQPRISLRGLMRLAKTAIFSFSSLPLAVFGWLGWLALAMFLAVSSYSLYCRIFTDLAIPGWTSQLVTMSFFAALNALGISMLGEYVVRIYDQVRKRPLYLVDRVVSFGDETNSAGNNTAAKLPAHEHASAPKLDLQQLDPLEIEDTWDGAYQHLLDQTSDLLELGTLAQTEAEECSREAVAPRKAYTVFQPSEEKSDCK